In one window of Tenrec ecaudatus isolate mTenEca1 chromosome 3, mTenEca1.hap1, whole genome shotgun sequence DNA:
- the GRK4 gene encoding G protein-coupled receptor kinase 4 isoform X3 translates to MYACKKLEKRRIKKRKGEAMALNEKRILEKVHSRFVVSLAYTFETKDSLCLVLTMMNGGDLKFHIYNLGQPGFEEQRAVFYAAELCCGLEDLQQERIAYRDLKPDNILLDDRGHIRISDLGLAVEIPEGETIRGKVGTVGYMAPEVISHENYMFSPDWWGLGCLIYEMIEGHPPFRKFKEKVKREEVERRVKSDSEEYSEKFSDNARSICRMLLAKDPKERLGCRGHGASEVKQHPVFKDINFKRLEANMLEPPFRPDPHAVYCKDVLDIEQFSTVKGVHLDTRDEDFYATFVTGCVSIPWQNEIIESKCFTDLHASGTEDEMESDVEERGGPSVKPKRSFFYRLLRRAGCLHSSPSKKEEEPTAF, encoded by the exons ATGTACGCCTGTAAGAAGCTGGAGAAGAGGCGCATCaagaagaggaagggggaggcCATGGCTCTGAACGAGAAGAGGATCTTGGAGAAAGTGCACAGCAGGTTTGTG GTGAGCCTGGCCTACACGTTCGAGACCAAGGACTCCCTCTGCCTGGTGCTGACCATGATGAATGGAGGGGACTTGAAGTTCCACATCTACAACCTGGGCCAGCCTGGCTTCGAGGAGCAGAGGGCTGTGTTCTACGCGGCAGAGCTGTGCTGCGGCTTGGAAGACTTGCAGCAAGAGAGAATCGCATACAG GGACTTGAAGCCCGACAACATCCTCCTGGATGACCGTG GGCACATCCGGATTTCAGATCTTGGGTTAGCTGTGGAGATTCCGGAAGGGGAGACGATCCGAGGAAAAGTTGGCACAGTTGGTTACATGG CTCCGGAAGTTATCAGTCACGAGAACTACATGTTCAGCCCCGACTGGTGGGGCCTCGGCTGTCTGATTTACGAGATGATCGAAGGGCACCCCCCGTTCCGGAAGTTCAAGGAGAAGGTCAAGCGGGAGGAGGTGGAGCGCAGGGTGAAGAGCGACAGTGAGGAGTACTCGGAGAAGTTCTCGGACAACGCCAGGTCCATCTGCAGGATG CTCCTCGCCAAAGACCCAAAGGAGCGCTTGGGTTGCCGGGGGCACGGGGCCTCCGAAGTCAAGCAGCACCCCGTGTTCAAGGACATCAACTTCAAGAGGCTAGAGGCAAACATGCTGGAGCCCCCTTTCCGCCCTGAT CCGCACGCCGTGTACTGCAAGGACGTCCTGGACATCGAGCAGTTCTCCACCGTGAAGGGCGTCCACCTGGACACCCGGGATGAGGACTTCTACGCCACCTTTGTCACGGGCTGTGTCTCCATCCCCTGGCAGAACGAG ATCATCGAATCCAAATGCTTCACGGACCTCCATGCGAGCGGGACTGAGGATGAGATGGAATCAGacgtggaggagagagggggccCCTCCGTCAAACCGAAGAGGAGCTTCTTCTACAGACTCCTCCGACGAGCG GGCTGCCTCCACTCCAGCCCCAGCAAGAAGGAGGAGGAGCCCACAGCATTCTGA
- the GRK4 gene encoding G protein-coupled receptor kinase 4 isoform X1, protein MEIENVVANMLLLRAREEGYGKKIGRSKRWKEMLKLPPISKCSELRHSIEKDYSSLCDRQPIGRLLFRQFCDTKEDLKSCVAFLDAVAEYEVAVDEDQRDCGRRVVATFLDKTSTDHLPEIPQDVVSRCTEMLEVDPSKETFQECTRIVHNYLSGEPFAEYQESPYFCRFLQWKWRERQPVTKNTFRHYRILGKGGFGEVCACQVRATGKMYACKKLEKRRIKKRKGEAMALNEKRILEKVHSRFVVSLAYTFETKDSLCLVLTMMNGGDLKFHIYNLGQPGFEEQRAVFYAAELCCGLEDLQQERIAYRDLKPDNILLDDRGHIRISDLGLAVEIPEGETIRGKVGTVGYMAPEVISHENYMFSPDWWGLGCLIYEMIEGHPPFRKFKEKVKREEVERRVKSDSEEYSEKFSDNARSICRMLLAKDPKERLGCRGHGASEVKQHPVFKDINFKRLEANMLEPPFRPDPHAVYCKDVLDIEQFSTVKGVHLDTRDEDFYATFVTGCVSIPWQNEIIESKCFTDLHASGTEDEMESDVEERGGPSVKPKRSFFYRLLRRAGCLHSSPSKKEEEPTAF, encoded by the exons AGAAGGATTACAGCAGTCTGTGCGACAGGCAGCCCATCGGGAGGCTGCTCTTCCGGCAGTTCTGTGACACCAAGGAAGACCTGAAGTCCTGTGTGGCGTTCCTGGATGCTGTG GCAGAATATGAGGTGGCCGTGGATGAAGACCAGCGAGACTGTGGACGGAGGGTGGTAGCCACGTTCTTGGACAAG ACATCGACCGACCACTTGCCCGAGATACCCCAGGACGTTGTGAGCAGATGTACAGAGATGCTGGAAGTGGATCCATCCAAAGAGACCTTCCAGGAGTGTACGCG AATCGTTCATAATTATTTAAGTGGAGAACCATTTGCAGAATACCAAGAAAGCCCCTATTTTTGTCGGTTTTTACAGTGGAAATGGCGTGAAAG GCAGCCCGTAACGAAGAACACATTCAGACACTACAGGATCCTAGGGAAAGGCGGGTTTGGAGAG GTGTGTGCTTGCCAAGTGCGAGCCACAGGGAAGATGTACGCCTGTAAGAAGCTGGAGAAGAGGCGCATCaagaagaggaagggggaggcCATGGCTCTGAACGAGAAGAGGATCTTGGAGAAAGTGCACAGCAGGTTTGTG GTGAGCCTGGCCTACACGTTCGAGACCAAGGACTCCCTCTGCCTGGTGCTGACCATGATGAATGGAGGGGACTTGAAGTTCCACATCTACAACCTGGGCCAGCCTGGCTTCGAGGAGCAGAGGGCTGTGTTCTACGCGGCAGAGCTGTGCTGCGGCTTGGAAGACTTGCAGCAAGAGAGAATCGCATACAG GGACTTGAAGCCCGACAACATCCTCCTGGATGACCGTG GGCACATCCGGATTTCAGATCTTGGGTTAGCTGTGGAGATTCCGGAAGGGGAGACGATCCGAGGAAAAGTTGGCACAGTTGGTTACATGG CTCCGGAAGTTATCAGTCACGAGAACTACATGTTCAGCCCCGACTGGTGGGGCCTCGGCTGTCTGATTTACGAGATGATCGAAGGGCACCCCCCGTTCCGGAAGTTCAAGGAGAAGGTCAAGCGGGAGGAGGTGGAGCGCAGGGTGAAGAGCGACAGTGAGGAGTACTCGGAGAAGTTCTCGGACAACGCCAGGTCCATCTGCAGGATG CTCCTCGCCAAAGACCCAAAGGAGCGCTTGGGTTGCCGGGGGCACGGGGCCTCCGAAGTCAAGCAGCACCCCGTGTTCAAGGACATCAACTTCAAGAGGCTAGAGGCAAACATGCTGGAGCCCCCTTTCCGCCCTGAT CCGCACGCCGTGTACTGCAAGGACGTCCTGGACATCGAGCAGTTCTCCACCGTGAAGGGCGTCCACCTGGACACCCGGGATGAGGACTTCTACGCCACCTTTGTCACGGGCTGTGTCTCCATCCCCTGGCAGAACGAG ATCATCGAATCCAAATGCTTCACGGACCTCCATGCGAGCGGGACTGAGGATGAGATGGAATCAGacgtggaggagagagggggccCCTCCGTCAAACCGAAGAGGAGCTTCTTCTACAGACTCCTCCGACGAGCG GGCTGCCTCCACTCCAGCCCCAGCAAGAAGGAGGAGGAGCCCACAGCATTCTGA
- the GRK4 gene encoding G protein-coupled receptor kinase 4 isoform X2: MEIENVVANMLLLRAREEGYGKKIGRSKRWKEMLKLPPISKCSELRHSIEKDYSSLCDRQPIGRLLFRQFCDTKEDLKSCVAFLDAVAEYEVAVDEDQRDCGRRVVATFLDKTSTDHLPEIPQDVVSRCTEMLEVDPSKETFQECTRQPVTKNTFRHYRILGKGGFGEVCACQVRATGKMYACKKLEKRRIKKRKGEAMALNEKRILEKVHSRFVVSLAYTFETKDSLCLVLTMMNGGDLKFHIYNLGQPGFEEQRAVFYAAELCCGLEDLQQERIAYRDLKPDNILLDDRGHIRISDLGLAVEIPEGETIRGKVGTVGYMAPEVISHENYMFSPDWWGLGCLIYEMIEGHPPFRKFKEKVKREEVERRVKSDSEEYSEKFSDNARSICRMLLAKDPKERLGCRGHGASEVKQHPVFKDINFKRLEANMLEPPFRPDPHAVYCKDVLDIEQFSTVKGVHLDTRDEDFYATFVTGCVSIPWQNEIIESKCFTDLHASGTEDEMESDVEERGGPSVKPKRSFFYRLLRRAGCLHSSPSKKEEEPTAF, from the exons AGAAGGATTACAGCAGTCTGTGCGACAGGCAGCCCATCGGGAGGCTGCTCTTCCGGCAGTTCTGTGACACCAAGGAAGACCTGAAGTCCTGTGTGGCGTTCCTGGATGCTGTG GCAGAATATGAGGTGGCCGTGGATGAAGACCAGCGAGACTGTGGACGGAGGGTGGTAGCCACGTTCTTGGACAAG ACATCGACCGACCACTTGCCCGAGATACCCCAGGACGTTGTGAGCAGATGTACAGAGATGCTGGAAGTGGATCCATCCAAAGAGACCTTCCAGGAGTGTACGCG GCAGCCCGTAACGAAGAACACATTCAGACACTACAGGATCCTAGGGAAAGGCGGGTTTGGAGAG GTGTGTGCTTGCCAAGTGCGAGCCACAGGGAAGATGTACGCCTGTAAGAAGCTGGAGAAGAGGCGCATCaagaagaggaagggggaggcCATGGCTCTGAACGAGAAGAGGATCTTGGAGAAAGTGCACAGCAGGTTTGTG GTGAGCCTGGCCTACACGTTCGAGACCAAGGACTCCCTCTGCCTGGTGCTGACCATGATGAATGGAGGGGACTTGAAGTTCCACATCTACAACCTGGGCCAGCCTGGCTTCGAGGAGCAGAGGGCTGTGTTCTACGCGGCAGAGCTGTGCTGCGGCTTGGAAGACTTGCAGCAAGAGAGAATCGCATACAG GGACTTGAAGCCCGACAACATCCTCCTGGATGACCGTG GGCACATCCGGATTTCAGATCTTGGGTTAGCTGTGGAGATTCCGGAAGGGGAGACGATCCGAGGAAAAGTTGGCACAGTTGGTTACATGG CTCCGGAAGTTATCAGTCACGAGAACTACATGTTCAGCCCCGACTGGTGGGGCCTCGGCTGTCTGATTTACGAGATGATCGAAGGGCACCCCCCGTTCCGGAAGTTCAAGGAGAAGGTCAAGCGGGAGGAGGTGGAGCGCAGGGTGAAGAGCGACAGTGAGGAGTACTCGGAGAAGTTCTCGGACAACGCCAGGTCCATCTGCAGGATG CTCCTCGCCAAAGACCCAAAGGAGCGCTTGGGTTGCCGGGGGCACGGGGCCTCCGAAGTCAAGCAGCACCCCGTGTTCAAGGACATCAACTTCAAGAGGCTAGAGGCAAACATGCTGGAGCCCCCTTTCCGCCCTGAT CCGCACGCCGTGTACTGCAAGGACGTCCTGGACATCGAGCAGTTCTCCACCGTGAAGGGCGTCCACCTGGACACCCGGGATGAGGACTTCTACGCCACCTTTGTCACGGGCTGTGTCTCCATCCCCTGGCAGAACGAG ATCATCGAATCCAAATGCTTCACGGACCTCCATGCGAGCGGGACTGAGGATGAGATGGAATCAGacgtggaggagagagggggccCCTCCGTCAAACCGAAGAGGAGCTTCTTCTACAGACTCCTCCGACGAGCG GGCTGCCTCCACTCCAGCCCCAGCAAGAAGGAGGAGGAGCCCACAGCATTCTGA